In Microbaculum marinisediminis, one DNA window encodes the following:
- a CDS encoding DUF3309 family protein, whose translation MSLGLILIIILVIFLLGGFSGRFGGYGYGFGHGGVGVIGVILIILVVLLLTGRL comes from the coding sequence ATGTCGCTCGGACTCATACTCATCATTATTCTCGTTATTTTCCTGCTGGGTGGCTTTAGCGGCCGCTTCGGCGGCTACGGGTACGGCTTCGGTCACGGTGGCGTCGGCGTCATCGGCGTCATACTGATCATCCTCGTCGTTCTGCTTCTGACGGGGCGGCTTTGA
- a CDS encoding CsbD family protein, translating into MNKDRIIGSAKEAKGKLKEAAGKAVGDAKLEAEGKSDKIEGKVQNAVGGLKDAIKGK; encoded by the coding sequence ATGAACAAGGACCGCATTATAGGTTCGGCGAAGGAAGCCAAAGGCAAGCTCAAGGAAGCAGCCGGCAAGGCCGTGGGCGACGCCAAGCTGGAGGCTGAAGGCAAGTCCGACAAGATCGAAGGCAAGGTGCAGAACGCAGTTGGCGGACTGAAAGACGCAATCAAAGGCAAATAG
- a CDS encoding sensor histidine kinase, whose translation MTTLSLFREPLRTTPSVIERQWSVPEIHPRSQQYRIERMAELLQRKETLLREVHHRVGNSLQIIASILARDARKVHSEETRLHLENAHRRILAVATVQQQLQTSREGGRSELAPYLRQLCENLTASVVGNAKRIAIDVQADADTVSSAVATNMGLIVTELVINALKHAFMADAGTGRITVTYQVDGHAWRLTVSDNGVGKPNIDQFPAEISLGTGIVAALVRQLDARIEALTGPNGFGTLISITGRFDCLTH comes from the coding sequence ATGACAACACTGAGTCTGTTCAGGGAGCCGCTCCGGACGACACCGTCTGTGATCGAAAGACAGTGGTCGGTTCCGGAGATCCATCCACGAAGCCAGCAATACCGCATCGAGCGAATGGCAGAGCTGCTTCAGCGCAAGGAAACTCTCCTGCGGGAAGTGCATCACCGTGTCGGCAATAGCTTGCAGATCATCGCGAGCATTCTGGCTCGGGATGCACGCAAAGTGCACTCCGAGGAGACGCGCCTGCATCTGGAGAATGCCCACCGACGCATCCTGGCGGTGGCAACTGTGCAGCAGCAACTCCAGACCTCACGCGAGGGGGGCAGGTCTGAACTCGCACCCTATCTGCGCCAGCTTTGTGAGAATTTAACTGCATCGGTTGTCGGCAACGCCAAGAGGATCGCGATCGATGTCCAGGCCGACGCCGACACGGTCTCATCCGCGGTCGCGACGAACATGGGTCTCATTGTCACCGAGTTGGTCATCAACGCCCTGAAGCATGCCTTCATGGCCGATGCCGGCACCGGCAGGATCACGGTGACCTATCAGGTCGATGGGCACGCCTGGAGGCTAACCGTTTCCGACAACGGTGTCGGCAAGCCCAATATCGATCAGTTCCCGGCCGAGATCAGCCTAGGAACGGGCATCGTCGCGGCGCTAGTCAGGCAACTCGACGCGCGCATAGAGGCATTAACGGGTCCCAACGGTTTCGGAACCTTGATTTCGATTACCGGTCGTTTTGACTGCCTCACCCACTAA
- a CDS encoding transglutaminase family protein, whose protein sequence is MTRLIVRHRTTYRYRQPTAFGPHRLMLRPKESRTLRLHKYELEVSPAAAVSWAHDVTGNSVATATFLEPADALIIDSVATLTLDVEKWPVFDISASASTYPFLLSEDEMTDLGGLRLQAYLDPTGELREWARGFVAHEGTDTLSLLKDISQGVAAQIVYEEREDESAQSAVQTLARGKGSCRDFAVLFVDAVRALGFGARIVSGYMYDPDRNLTGSGGSGSTHAWAEVYLPGAGWIMFDPTNRSVGGFNLIPVAVARHIRQVMPVSGSFIGDIAAFEALDVCVTVTPA, encoded by the coding sequence TTGACCCGCCTCATCGTGCGTCACCGCACGACCTACCGCTACCGGCAGCCGACGGCGTTCGGTCCCCACCGGCTGATGCTGCGTCCGAAGGAGAGCCGCACGCTGCGCCTTCACAAGTATGAGCTGGAGGTCTCTCCCGCCGCGGCCGTCAGCTGGGCGCATGACGTGACGGGCAACAGCGTGGCGACGGCGACCTTCCTTGAGCCCGCCGACGCGCTCATCATCGACAGCGTCGCCACACTGACGCTCGATGTCGAGAAATGGCCGGTTTTCGACATTTCCGCCTCGGCGTCGACCTATCCTTTCCTGCTGAGCGAAGACGAGATGACCGATCTGGGCGGTCTGCGCCTGCAAGCCTATCTCGACCCCACCGGAGAGTTGCGCGAATGGGCGCGGGGTTTCGTCGCCCACGAGGGCACGGACACGCTATCGCTGCTGAAAGACATCAGCCAGGGCGTCGCCGCGCAGATCGTTTACGAAGAGCGCGAAGACGAATCCGCGCAGTCAGCCGTCCAGACGCTGGCGCGCGGCAAGGGCTCATGTCGCGATTTCGCGGTGCTGTTCGTCGATGCGGTGCGCGCGCTGGGCTTCGGCGCCCGGATCGTCTCCGGCTATATGTACGACCCGGATCGCAACCTGACCGGCTCGGGCGGCTCGGGCTCGACCCATGCCTGGGCGGAGGTCTACCTACCCGGCGCCGGCTGGATCATGTTCGACCCCACCAATCGCAGCGTGGGTGGTTTCAACCTGATACCGGTCGCCGTCGCGCGTCACATACGCCAGGTCATGCCGGTTTCGGGCAGCTTCATCGGTGATATCGCGGCGTTCGAGGCGCTTGACGTGTGCGTCACGGTCACGCCGGCATAA